The sequence below is a genomic window from Coffea arabica cultivar ET-39 chromosome 4c, Coffea Arabica ET-39 HiFi, whole genome shotgun sequence.
AAGTCTTCAGAGATTTCATCAATACCAATGAACTAATGGACATTGGTTACGAGGGGAAACCTTGGACTTGGAGCAACAGGTGGGATAATGAGGGAGAGGCCAGAGAACGTTTGGACAGAGTATTAGGATCGGGGAATTGGTGTAAGAGTTTTAGGAATGCAAGATGTAGGCATCTTGAGACAGAAGGCTCTGACCATTCTATGTTGATGGTAGACACAAGTCCTACATTtgggaagaaatggaagaagagGTTTGTGTTTGATGGGAATTGGCTTCAATATAAGGAGGTGGGGAATATAGTCAAGTCAGCTTGGAACAatatgtgaggccccagtccgttcgtaagtcgatattagggttttatggctaggaaggaaaccttAATTCGattaagtttgaaaaaaatCCTAGGTTACGTGTTATTATTATAAGgctcaagctataatttatattcggtattttcgtgtgtgccttgacataagtaaatataggatttgtttttattacaaaggtttagtaagtttaaatgattagcaaacctttAGTGTTCCAatgtattagaaagcttaagtggggataaaaatcctaattttgccTAAGTTATAAAAGttattatttgattgttttaattattgagaaagtatgtttaagtataggtgattaaaataagaaagtgattagtgaagtaattaagcatgattgcatgttttaaaTGAGATTAAGGtatgacctatggagttaattgaaaggtTATCAtatgtttgagggaaaatgtataagaaagagaaagttaaagtgcaagggtttaaacaacaaataaagcatttttgtgattggttaactataagaaatatct
It includes:
- the LOC140004704 gene encoding uncharacterized protein — its product is MGDMNDIVSNGEKWGGRERADISFKVFRDFINTNELMDIGYEGKPWTWSNRWDNEGEARERLDRVLGSGNWCKSFRNARCRHLETEGSDHSMLMVDTSPTFGKKWKKRFVFDGNWLQYKEVGNIVKSAWNNM